A window from Leptothermofonsia sichuanensis E412 encodes these proteins:
- the ntrB gene encoding nitrate ABC transporter permease, producing the protein MTIARKRSRETLLDASFMTRLKLKERFGDLIPPIIAIAAFLVIWQLFSWLPGATLPGPIRVVQETWVLILYPFYDKGDTDKGLFWQVFASLQRVAIGYSLAALVGISLGILVGLNKTLSKAFDPIFQLLRTVPPLAWVPIALAALQKNQPAALFVIFITAVWPILINTAVGVRQIPQDYNNVARVLRLSCKKYFFKVLFPAALPYIFTGLRISIGLAWLAIIAAEIVMSGIVGIGFFIWNAYQNSQISEIILALVYIGVVGLLLDKFMAWLQTKILPEEQR; encoded by the coding sequence ATGACCATTGCCCGTAAACGATCGAGGGAGACCCTGCTGGATGCTTCCTTCATGACCCGCCTGAAATTGAAAGAACGATTCGGTGATTTAATACCTCCCATAATCGCGATCGCGGCCTTTCTGGTTATCTGGCAACTGTTCTCATGGCTTCCCGGAGCAACCCTGCCAGGCCCAATCAGAGTGGTGCAGGAGACATGGGTCCTGATCCTGTATCCTTTCTATGATAAAGGCGATACCGACAAAGGACTGTTCTGGCAGGTATTTGCCAGTTTGCAACGGGTTGCGATCGGATACAGCCTGGCTGCATTGGTTGGGATCAGTTTAGGGATTTTGGTTGGGCTGAACAAAACTCTGTCTAAAGCCTTTGATCCCATTTTTCAATTGCTCCGAACCGTCCCTCCTCTGGCGTGGGTTCCGATCGCTCTTGCCGCTTTGCAGAAGAACCAGCCTGCCGCGTTGTTTGTGATCTTCATTACGGCGGTGTGGCCGATTCTTATCAACACCGCTGTTGGTGTACGCCAGATTCCACAGGACTACAACAACGTAGCGCGTGTATTGCGGCTATCGTGCAAGAAGTATTTCTTTAAGGTGCTGTTTCCCGCTGCATTGCCCTACATTTTTACGGGATTACGGATTTCCATTGGTCTGGCATGGTTAGCGATTATTGCGGCTGAAATCGTGATGTCTGGAATTGTTGGCATTGGTTTCTTCATCTGGAATGCTTACCAGAACAGTCAGATCAGTGAAATCATTCTGGCACTGGTTTACATCGGTGTTGTGGGACTGTTGCTTGATAAGTTTATGGCCTGGTTGCAGACAAAAATTCTGCCAGAGGAGCAGCGGTAG
- a CDS encoding cation diffusion facilitator family transporter, which translates to MHYHAVDCPHHAHQDPAIDPKTKQFQLAIALLLIGTFAIAEFGIGLVSHSLALVAEAGHLASDSLALVLALLATWIAQLPRSGFAGKPHLETVAALVNGTALLVLAGWIGWEAIEHLKLPAAEIASLPMLLTAIAGTVINGINVALLHRGSRYDLNLKAAFLHVLADTVSSIGVVLAAIAISLLHWFWVDGAISLFVAGLIFFSALPLVIESIKTLWQPGPASHDNFQPPRS; encoded by the coding sequence ATGCACTATCATGCTGTTGACTGTCCCCACCACGCCCATCAAGATCCGGCGATTGATCCCAAAACCAAGCAGTTCCAGTTGGCCATCGCCCTGCTGTTAATTGGCACCTTTGCCATCGCAGAATTTGGAATTGGGTTGGTGAGTCACAGTCTGGCACTGGTTGCCGAAGCAGGGCACCTGGCATCCGATAGTCTGGCATTAGTCCTGGCTCTCCTGGCAACCTGGATTGCCCAACTGCCCAGGTCAGGGTTTGCAGGCAAACCACACCTGGAAACGGTGGCTGCCCTGGTGAATGGAACCGCACTGCTTGTACTAGCCGGCTGGATTGGTTGGGAAGCGATTGAACACCTGAAACTGCCAGCCGCAGAGATTGCCAGTCTACCAATGTTGCTGACTGCCATTGCTGGAACCGTCATCAACGGCATCAATGTCGCTCTTCTGCATCGCGGCAGCCGTTATGATCTCAACCTGAAAGCCGCTTTTCTGCATGTACTGGCGGATACAGTCAGTTCGATTGGTGTGGTGTTAGCCGCGATCGCGATCTCCCTGTTGCACTGGTTCTGGGTCGATGGAGCCATCAGCCTCTTTGTCGCCGGATTAATTTTCTTCAGTGCCCTGCCCCTGGTGATTGAAAGCATAAAAACCCTCTGGCAACCCGGACCAGCCAGTCACGACAACTTCCAGCCCCCCAGATCCTGA
- a CDS encoding adenylate/guanylate cyclase domain-containing protein: MDNDLLTSELKGHRTLATVVFTDCVGFSARMSVNEDHTLDLIRRDLKLMKRVCDQYEGRVLKSTGDGLLMCFISAVKAVEYAIEIQRRLIEKSAQRPPEDSLQHRIGIHLADIFINETDVMGNGVNIAARLQTLAEPGGICISQTVYDVVKAGMTLEIRYLGPQELKNIREVVPTYKIILDASAESADPYADTLRHLEQHRDFPRIKKLLVYACHNTWESNPDRLSAMNLRDLLQAVLRLAPTPERLQYYLDSAVKTLSKPTEYGLVARTIVEEVSKLCLNLQQQAQASQPNTQSVTNAIAPLRPPTPTDLVFLYEQVAQELEQTGNQPRIKKLMYYICRRQWENDPEQLSGVRLQDLVAELYQLAPTPEQLRTTLNAFIQTLSKRAEYTLIGNAITGKFQRLYSGAKASDLTQANFPPVTMAEETVFNVPPHPPVPEPEHPTAYTEIAAKLEQNPNATRIKKLILYVCRRQWESNPETLNRYSFNELLAELFDLTQTREQLELALNAVARSLNKREEYGAIARAIVYQMSSLYPDHRDPEPEPPAEAAILNEPGTTPPPVEEVASITAPPEEVESDEEEEEEEDPADSNNLVDSGNLADSEEPESSDAPDPVLDGVNLENPLDNPQKTFTSLFDYRLGIMKYANPLRAKILLFSALHGDFTYGDQDWFNLKMHELDGLIRHLLKTCKFYTDLEAALYGTARRLREPEENIQTATAVIRCLRPLYLDRSVVQTIDSLTDETRIRLDDFEETTLEISPASDEDGLTCQILTPAHNPTRITEPASAKASEGTNGRE, encoded by the coding sequence ATGGACAACGATCTGCTGACATCAGAACTCAAGGGACACCGTACACTGGCAACGGTTGTGTTTACTGATTGTGTGGGTTTCAGTGCCCGGATGTCAGTCAATGAAGACCATACCCTGGATCTGATCCGGCGTGACCTGAAACTGATGAAACGGGTCTGTGATCAGTATGAAGGGCGGGTCCTCAAATCAACAGGGGATGGCTTATTGATGTGCTTCATCAGTGCCGTTAAAGCCGTTGAGTATGCTATTGAAATCCAGCGTCGCCTGATCGAGAAGTCTGCCCAGCGTCCTCCCGAAGATTCTTTACAGCACCGAATTGGGATTCATCTGGCGGATATTTTTATTAATGAAACGGATGTTATGGGCAATGGCGTCAACATTGCCGCCCGCCTGCAAACCCTGGCAGAACCGGGAGGAATCTGCATTTCTCAAACGGTCTATGACGTCGTCAAGGCTGGCATGACCCTGGAAATCCGCTATCTGGGTCCCCAGGAACTGAAAAACATTCGAGAGGTGGTTCCCACTTATAAGATTATCCTGGACGCCAGTGCTGAGTCTGCTGATCCTTATGCTGATACCCTTCGCCATCTGGAACAGCATCGAGACTTCCCGCGGATCAAGAAACTTCTGGTCTATGCCTGTCACAATACCTGGGAGAGTAACCCGGACCGCCTGTCAGCAATGAACCTGCGAGATCTGTTGCAGGCTGTTCTCAGGCTTGCCCCTACCCCGGAGCGGTTGCAATATTACCTGGATTCGGCGGTCAAAACCTTAAGCAAACCAACCGAATATGGACTGGTCGCCAGGACGATTGTGGAAGAAGTGAGCAAGCTTTGCCTGAACTTACAACAGCAGGCACAGGCCAGCCAGCCAAACACTCAATCTGTCACCAACGCGATCGCCCCCCTCCGACCACCCACCCCCACCGATCTGGTTTTCCTCTACGAACAGGTGGCTCAGGAACTGGAGCAGACCGGGAACCAGCCGCGGATTAAAAAGTTGATGTACTACATCTGCCGCCGGCAGTGGGAAAATGATCCCGAACAACTCAGTGGTGTGCGGCTGCAAGACCTGGTTGCCGAACTTTACCAGCTTGCCCCAACGCCTGAGCAGTTACGGACTACCCTCAATGCCTTCATCCAAACTCTCAGCAAACGGGCAGAATATACGCTGATCGGGAATGCAATTACCGGCAAGTTTCAACGGCTCTACAGCGGGGCAAAAGCCAGTGACCTCACTCAAGCCAATTTCCCTCCGGTGACGATGGCTGAGGAAACTGTATTTAATGTTCCTCCCCATCCCCCCGTTCCTGAACCGGAACACCCGACTGCTTACACTGAAATTGCTGCAAAACTGGAGCAAAATCCCAACGCCACCCGGATCAAAAAGTTGATCCTGTATGTCTGTCGGCGGCAGTGGGAAAGTAATCCAGAAACCCTCAATCGCTATTCTTTCAACGAGCTGCTGGCAGAGCTTTTTGATCTGACCCAAACCCGCGAACAGCTTGAGTTAGCCTTGAATGCAGTTGCCCGTTCACTGAACAAGCGGGAAGAGTATGGCGCGATCGCCCGGGCAATTGTTTATCAGATGAGTTCCCTCTACCCTGACCACCGGGACCCTGAACCGGAACCACCTGCGGAAGCAGCTATTCTAAATGAACCTGGAACCACCCCCCCTCCGGTGGAAGAAGTCGCTTCAATCACGGCTCCCCCGGAAGAAGTGGAAAGTGACGAAGAGGAAGAAGAGGAGGAAGATCCAGCAGACTCCAATAATCTGGTAGACTCCGGCAATCTGGCAGATTCGGAAGAACCGGAGTCCTCCGACGCTCCTGACCCGGTGCTCGATGGGGTCAATCTGGAAAATCCTCTGGATAATCCTCAAAAAACCTTTACCAGTCTGTTCGACTATCGACTGGGGATTATGAAGTACGCCAACCCACTCCGGGCAAAAATTTTGTTGTTCTCTGCCCTGCATGGAGACTTTACCTACGGCGACCAGGACTGGTTCAACCTGAAAATGCACGAACTCGATGGTCTCATACGCCATCTCTTAAAAACCTGCAAATTCTATACCGATCTGGAAGCTGCGCTCTATGGCACTGCCCGACGGCTGAGAGAGCCTGAAGAAAACATTCAGACAGCCACAGCAGTTATTCGGTGTCTTCGCCCCCTCTATCTCGATCGCAGCGTAGTTCAGACTATCGATAGTCTCACGGATGAAACTCGTATCCGGCTTGATGATTTTGAGGAAACCACGCTAGAAATTTCCCCTGCCAGTGATGAGGATGGGTTGACCTGCCAGATTTTAACCCCTGCCCACAATCCAACTCGCATCACTGAGCCAGCCAGTGCCAAAGCTTCTGAGGGAACGAATGGACGCGAGTGA
- a CDS encoding nitrate ABC transporter ATP-binding protein (This model describes the ATP binding subunits of ATP-binding cassette (ABC) transporters for nitrate transport, or for bicarbonate transport, in bacteria and archaea.), producing the protein MQTLTMQKFTTQSPTEARLSSKEPFLIIDQVSKVYPTPKGDYVVLEQVDLKIHQGEFVCVIGHSGCGKTTLLNMVSGFARPTHGTVTLHGKQITEPGPDRMVVFQGYALLPWLTAYENIYLAVDSVHPNKPEAEKKQIVREHLAMVGLGDAAHKQPGQLSGGMRQRVAIARALAIRPEVLILDEPFGALDAITKEELQVELLKIWNEQRCTVLMITHDIDEALFLADRLVMMTNGPAAKVGEILEIPFPRPRDRDRIMEDPEFYKLRNYILDYLYNRFAHDDE; encoded by the coding sequence ATGCAAACTCTAACAATGCAGAAATTTACGACCCAATCTCCCACTGAAGCCCGACTTTCCAGCAAGGAACCATTTCTCATCATTGATCAGGTATCGAAAGTCTATCCAACGCCAAAAGGCGATTATGTTGTGTTGGAGCAGGTTGATCTAAAAATTCACCAGGGTGAGTTTGTTTGTGTCATCGGGCATTCCGGGTGTGGTAAGACAACGCTGCTGAATATGGTATCAGGCTTTGCCAGACCGACTCACGGAACCGTGACCCTGCATGGCAAACAGATTACTGAACCCGGACCTGATCGTATGGTCGTGTTCCAGGGCTATGCCCTGTTACCCTGGCTGACTGCCTACGAAAATATTTACCTGGCAGTGGACTCGGTCCATCCCAATAAACCCGAAGCTGAAAAGAAGCAGATCGTCCGGGAACACCTGGCAATGGTTGGACTGGGGGATGCTGCCCACAAGCAACCGGGTCAACTATCGGGGGGAATGCGCCAGCGGGTGGCGATCGCCCGTGCCCTGGCCATTCGCCCAGAGGTGCTGATTCTGGATGAACCCTTTGGTGCCCTTGATGCCATTACCAAGGAAGAATTGCAGGTCGAACTGCTGAAAATCTGGAATGAGCAACGCTGCACTGTGTTGATGATTACCCACGATATTGATGAAGCCTTGTTCCTGGCGGATCGTCTGGTTATGATGACAAATGGACCAGCAGCTAAGGTTGGGGAAATCTTAGAGATTCCCTTTCCAAGACCCCGCGATCGCGATCGGATCATGGAAGACCCGGAATTCTATAAGCTGCGGAACTACATTCTGGATTACCTGTACAACCGCTTTGCCCACGATGATGAGTGA
- a CDS encoding CmpA/NrtA family ABC transporter substrate-binding protein — protein MSIFSKVSRRRFITIAAASSSAVLLKGCLGNPPETTSTTQPTTAASPVADSNPEAMPEVKTAKLGYLPIVEAAPLIVAKEKGLFAKYGMPDVEISKQANWGSARDNVKIGSAGGGIDGGQWQMPMPYLISEGIITDNTKVPMYVLAQLNTQGNGIAIANKHLGKGLSLKIGEQVAFFDKLKSEGSKFKAAYTFPKANQEFWIRYWLAGNGVDPDQEVELLTVPTAQTVADMKRGAMDAFSTGDPWPYRIVADKIGFISALTAEIWKNHPEEYLAMRKDWVDKHPKATKAILKAVMEAQQWCDNFDNRKELASILSQREYFGVPEAILIDPLMGKYDLGERSVNDRTMATLYWKDEKGSVSYPYQSHDLWFLTESVRWGFLPADTLSKAKDLIKQVNREDIWREAAKELGVAAADIPSSTSRGVEEFFDGTRFDPENPQAYLDSLKIKRV, from the coding sequence ATGTCTATTTTTTCAAAGGTTTCTCGTCGTCGGTTCATCACGATTGCAGCGGCATCCTCCAGTGCTGTGCTACTGAAGGGTTGTTTGGGTAATCCTCCCGAAACAACATCGACAACTCAACCCACTACGGCTGCCAGTCCAGTTGCAGATTCAAACCCAGAAGCGATGCCAGAGGTCAAAACTGCAAAGTTGGGTTACCTGCCAATCGTGGAAGCAGCCCCCTTAATTGTAGCCAAGGAGAAGGGGCTGTTTGCTAAATACGGGATGCCGGATGTGGAAATTTCCAAACAGGCAAACTGGGGTTCAGCGCGGGATAATGTGAAAATCGGTTCTGCCGGCGGTGGCATTGATGGCGGACAGTGGCAGATGCCCATGCCTTACCTGATTTCAGAAGGCATCATTACCGACAATACTAAAGTGCCCATGTATGTGCTGGCGCAGTTGAATACCCAGGGCAATGGTATTGCGATCGCCAATAAGCACCTGGGCAAGGGATTATCACTCAAAATTGGAGAACAGGTTGCTTTCTTTGACAAACTCAAGTCAGAAGGATCGAAATTTAAAGCGGCATACACCTTTCCTAAGGCAAACCAGGAATTTTGGATTCGCTACTGGCTGGCAGGAAATGGCGTCGATCCGGATCAGGAGGTTGAATTGTTAACCGTGCCAACGGCTCAGACTGTTGCAGATATGAAGCGGGGTGCAATGGATGCCTTCAGCACTGGCGACCCCTGGCCTTACCGGATTGTGGCAGATAAAATCGGTTTCATTTCAGCACTGACAGCGGAAATCTGGAAGAATCACCCAGAGGAATACCTGGCGATGCGGAAGGACTGGGTTGATAAGCATCCAAAAGCAACCAAAGCAATTCTGAAAGCAGTGATGGAAGCTCAACAGTGGTGTGATAACTTTGATAACCGCAAAGAGCTGGCAAGCATCCTGTCCCAGCGGGAATACTTCGGTGTGCCAGAGGCAATTTTGATTGATCCGCTCATGGGTAAGTACGATTTGGGTGAGCGATCGGTTAATGACAGAACAATGGCCACCCTTTACTGGAAGGATGAGAAAGGTAGCGTGTCCTACCCTTATCAGAGCCATGATTTATGGTTCTTGACAGAAAGTGTGCGTTGGGGCTTTTTGCCAGCAGACACTCTGTCAAAGGCGAAAGATCTGATTAAGCAGGTGAACCGTGAGGATATCTGGCGGGAAGCCGCAAAGGAACTGGGCGTTGCGGCAGCCGATATTCCATCCAGTACGTCTCGCGGTGTGGAAGAGTTTTTTGACGGAACCCGGTTTGACCCTGAAAATCCCCAGGCTTATCTGGACAGTTTGAAGATTAAGCGAGTCTAG
- a CDS encoding ABC transporter ATP-binding/substrate-binding protein (This model describes the ATP binding subunits of ATP-binding cassette (ABC) transporters for nitrate transport, or for bicarbonate transport, in bacteria and archaea.): MNTFVAVENIEKTFPLANGDRYVALKGIDLEIRKGEFISLIGHSGCGKSTLLNMIAGLDLPTDGVVLLDGESIRRPGPDKMVVFQNYSLLPWLTVRENIALAVDEVLSHLPAPERREIVEHHIDLVGLRHAVDKPPAQLSGGMKQRVAIARALAIRPKLLLLDEPFGALDALTRGNLQERLMQICEESHVTSVMVTHDVDEALLLSDRVVMLTNGPESKIGQIMEVDIPRPRKRLEVVNHPSYYSMRSEIIYFLNQQKRIKQLRSRRQGVIARHGLEKVNLEIGFVPLTACAPLAIAKEKGFFAHHGLDEVNLVRESSWRGIQDGIAGRYLDAAQMPAGMPIWLTLGGMDGQLLPTVTALTLTRNGNAITLDKRFYDRGIHTLPDLKHMLLESQSQQHVFGMVHPASMHNLLLRYWLAAGGIHPDQDIQLKTIPPAQMIANLQAGNIDGFCVGEPWNVRAAVEGIGYTIATDLEVWNGHPGKVLGVREEWALSYPNTHIALVKALLEACRYCTDQANHEEIREILARREYLGTALEYIYLGDPNPLVCSIHPSPKEYAHHQFYGQGVNRPSRTEHLWMMAQMARWGDIPFPRNWVEILERVCRVSAFSTAARELGLSDITYSRGPIQLFDGTSFNADDPIAYLNSLEIKHDIYMADVPMTHSLITSHQ; this comes from the coding sequence ATGAATACCTTTGTTGCTGTTGAAAATATTGAGAAGACGTTTCCTTTAGCCAACGGCGATCGCTACGTCGCATTAAAAGGAATTGACCTGGAAATTCGTAAAGGTGAGTTTATCTCACTGATTGGTCACTCCGGCTGTGGCAAGTCAACCTTACTGAATATGATCGCCGGGCTGGATTTGCCCACCGATGGTGTGGTCCTGCTGGATGGTGAAAGCATTCGGCGACCCGGACCGGACAAGATGGTGGTGTTTCAAAATTATTCACTGCTGCCCTGGTTGACGGTACGAGAAAACATTGCCCTGGCCGTGGATGAAGTGTTGTCCCACCTGCCAGCTCCGGAGCGGCGGGAGATTGTAGAACATCACATCGACTTGGTGGGCTTACGCCACGCGGTGGACAAACCCCCGGCGCAATTGTCGGGTGGCATGAAACAGCGGGTAGCGATCGCCCGTGCCCTGGCAATTCGTCCCAAACTGCTGTTGCTGGATGAACCCTTTGGGGCACTGGATGCCCTCACCCGCGGCAATTTGCAGGAACGCCTGATGCAAATCTGTGAGGAAAGCCATGTAACTTCGGTGATGGTGACTCATGATGTGGATGAAGCGCTGCTGTTGAGCGATCGGGTGGTTATGCTGACCAATGGACCTGAATCCAAAATTGGGCAGATTATGGAGGTCGATATACCCCGTCCCCGCAAACGGCTGGAGGTGGTGAATCATCCCAGTTACTATTCCATGCGGAGTGAAATCATCTACTTTCTGAATCAACAGAAGCGCATTAAACAACTGCGATCGCGCAGGCAAGGAGTCATTGCCCGTCACGGGTTAGAAAAGGTCAACCTGGAAATTGGTTTTGTCCCGCTGACGGCCTGCGCTCCGCTTGCGATCGCCAAAGAGAAAGGGTTCTTCGCCCATCATGGTCTGGATGAAGTCAACCTGGTGCGGGAATCAAGCTGGCGCGGAATTCAGGATGGAATTGCTGGACGGTATCTGGATGCGGCTCAAATGCCTGCGGGAATGCCAATCTGGTTAACGCTGGGGGGAATGGATGGACAGCTTCTGCCAACGGTTACTGCCCTCACCCTGACTCGCAACGGAAATGCCATTACTCTTGATAAACGCTTCTATGACCGGGGAATCCATACCTTACCAGACCTGAAGCACATGCTGCTGGAAAGCCAGAGTCAACAACATGTTTTCGGCATGGTTCATCCCGCTTCTATGCATAATCTGTTGTTGCGCTATTGGCTGGCGGCGGGTGGTATTCATCCCGACCAGGATATCCAACTGAAGACCATTCCGCCCGCCCAGATGATCGCCAATTTGCAGGCTGGCAACATTGATGGATTTTGCGTGGGCGAACCCTGGAATGTGCGAGCAGCGGTTGAGGGCATTGGGTACACAATCGCGACCGATCTGGAGGTGTGGAATGGGCACCCCGGTAAAGTTCTGGGTGTGCGAGAGGAGTGGGCACTGTCCTACCCCAACACCCATATTGCCCTGGTGAAAGCGCTTTTAGAGGCATGTCGCTACTGCACAGACCAGGCAAACCATGAAGAAATTCGTGAAATCCTGGCCCGTCGGGAGTACCTGGGAACCGCACTGGAATATATCTACCTGGGCGACCCCAACCCCCTCGTATGCAGTATCCATCCCTCGCCAAAGGAATACGCCCATCACCAGTTCTACGGTCAGGGTGTCAACCGCCCCAGCCGGACTGAACACCTGTGGATGATGGCCCAAATGGCACGCTGGGGTGACATTCCCTTCCCTCGCAATTGGGTTGAGATTCTGGAGCGGGTTTGCCGTGTGAGTGCTTTCAGTACAGCAGCGAGGGAACTGGGCCTGTCGGATATCACCTACAGTCGGGGACCAATTCAGTTGTTTGATGGCACAAGCTTTAACGCCGATGATCCGATCGCCTATCTCAATAGCCTGGAAATCAAACACGACATCTACATGGCAGACGTGCCAATGACCCATTCCTTAATAACCAGTCACCAATGA
- a CDS encoding DUF6671 family protein: MAPLLEQKLGVQIIVPQAFNTDEFGTFTRDIKRPGDQLSTARLKAEKAMSLTGLTLAFASEGSFGPHPSIPFLPCDREIVLLSDRTHDLEIVGQAISTETNYCAQPVTNLEAALAFAQKTGFPDHGLVVMSDPESVVSSSIFKGIRDEAQLLETVTWFLKKFGKAHLETDMRAMHNPTRMKVIAEATDDLIQKINQQCPACGCPGFSSVEYKPGLPCSLCGFPTELTLSVTHHCKKCNFTQVTPFPNGQEFADPAQCPYCNP; encoded by the coding sequence ATGGCTCCTCTTCTTGAACAAAAGCTTGGGGTACAAATTATCGTACCCCAGGCATTCAATACAGACGAGTTTGGCACATTTACCCGTGACATCAAACGCCCCGGCGATCAACTCAGTACCGCCAGACTCAAAGCTGAAAAAGCCATGTCCTTAACCGGGCTGACGCTGGCATTTGCCAGTGAGGGCAGTTTTGGTCCCCATCCATCCATTCCATTCCTGCCCTGTGATCGTGAGATTGTATTATTGAGCGATCGCACCCACGACTTAGAAATTGTGGGTCAGGCCATTTCAACCGAAACAAACTACTGTGCTCAACCAGTAACCAACCTGGAAGCAGCCCTGGCGTTTGCCCAAAAAACTGGCTTTCCTGATCATGGGTTAGTCGTCATGTCTGATCCAGAATCGGTAGTGTCATCCTCCATTTTCAAAGGCATCCGGGATGAAGCTCAGTTGCTGGAAACCGTGACCTGGTTTCTGAAAAAGTTTGGCAAGGCACACCTGGAAACCGATATGCGAGCAATGCATAATCCCACCCGGATGAAGGTAATTGCTGAAGCCACCGATGATCTAATTCAAAAAATTAATCAACAGTGCCCTGCCTGTGGCTGTCCAGGATTTTCGTCTGTGGAATACAAACCTGGGTTGCCCTGTAGTCTGTGTGGGTTTCCCACCGAGTTAACCCTGTCCGTAACTCACCATTGCAAAAAATGTAATTTTACCCAGGTTACGCCTTTCCCGAATGGCCAGGAGTTTGCCGATCCAGCCCAATGCCCCTACTGCAATCCATGA
- a CDS encoding CHASE2 domain-containing protein translates to MLNTQRSTSFLLYLEGKIYTPAKYNIQTIAGVEVQAHMVSQILSVVLDQRPLIGALPQAAEQGWILAWAWIGGLLACWLRTLPRWLLISGMAIALLYGGCLAILTLEGGWLPFVPGAIAFLLTGNLVVLIPRLQPDHL, encoded by the coding sequence GTGCTCAACACTCAACGGTCTACCTCATTTCTACTTTATCTAGAGGGTAAAATCTATACCCCGGCAAAGTATAACATTCAAACCATCGCTGGGGTTGAAGTTCAGGCCCATATGGTCAGTCAAATTCTCAGTGTCGTCCTGGATCAACGCCCCCTGATTGGGGCATTGCCCCAAGCTGCCGAACAGGGGTGGATCCTCGCCTGGGCATGGATCGGAGGGCTACTTGCCTGCTGGCTGCGGACACTGCCACGCTGGCTGTTAATCAGCGGGATGGCGATCGCCCTCCTCTATGGTGGCTGTCTCGCTATCCTGACCCTGGAAGGGGGATGGTTGCCTTTCGTTCCAGGTGCGATCGCCTTCCTGCTGACGGGCAACCTTGTGGTTCTGATACCACGGTTACAGCCGGACCACTTGTGA
- a CDS encoding IS630 family transposase (programmed frameshift), translated as MPQKRYIVALSCEERETLESLTTTGKTSVYKLNHARILLKADINQEGGGWRDQDISDALDIRVSTIERVRQRFVAQSLEAALGRQTPSRTKPRLLDGEQEAHLIALACAETPEGQGKWSVRLLADQLVELGYVESISHETVRQTPEKNELKPWLQECWVIPPKSNGEFVYYMEDVLSVYTRPYDPRYPVVCFDETSKQLVLETQVPLPPQPGQPKRYDYEYERNGVCNLFMISEPLAGWRHVEVTERRTKQDYAKQMKYLVDVRYPDAEWITIVHDQLNIHDPSALYETFAPQEAKRILDKLEIHYTPKHGSWLNMAEIELSVLARQCLDRRIPDQDTLKREIAAWEERRNDQSRTIDWQFTTEDARIKLKRLYPSILS; from the exons ATGCCCCAAAAGAGATACATCGTAGCCCTTAGCTGTGAAGAGCGGGAGACTTTAGAAAGTCTGACAACAACCGGAAAAACATCCGTTTATAAACTCAATCATGCTCGAATTTTGCTGAAAGCTGACATCAACCAGGAAGGCGGCGGTTGGCGGGATCAAGATATCAGTGATGCACTCGATATTAGGGTATCTACGATTGAACGAGTCCGGCAACGCTTTGTTGCACAGAGTTTAGAGGCTGCCTTAGGGCGTCAAACTCCAAGTCGAACCAAGCCCCGCTTACTCGATGGCGAACAAGAAGCGCATTTGATTGCGCTGGCGTGTGCCGAGACTCCTGAAGGACAAGGGAAATGGAGCGTTCGCCTGTTAGCAGACCAACTGGTTGAGTTGGGATATGTAGAGAGCATTTCGCATGAAACCGTGCGGCAAACGC CTGAAAAAAACGAACTCAAACCCTGGTTGCAGGAATGCTGGGTAATTCCGCCGAAGTCCAATGGCGAGTTTGTTTACTACATGGAAGATGTTTTGAGCGTTTATACACGCCCTTATGACCCGCGCTACCCGGTCGTTTGTTTCGATGAAACCAGCAAACAATTAGTCCTCGAAACGCAAGTTCCCCTCCCCCCCCAACCCGGTCAACCGAAGCGCTATGACTATGAATATGAACGCAATGGGGTCTGTAATCTCTTCATGATTTCTGAACCCTTAGCTGGATGGCGGCATGTAGAAGTCACTGAACGGCGCACCAAACAAGACTATGCCAAACAAATGAAATATCTGGTGGATGTGCGTTACCCCGATGCCGAATGGATTACCATCGTGCATGACCAACTCAATATTCATGACCCATCTGCCTTGTATGAGACGTTTGCACCTCAAGAAGCCAAGCGGATTCTAGACAAATTAGAGATTCATTACACACCAAAACATGGCAGTTGGCTTAACATGGCAGAAATTGAACTCAGTGTTTTAGCCCGTCAGTGCTTGGATCGTCGCATCCCAGATCAAGATACGTTGAAACGGGAAATTGCTGCTTGGGAAGAACGCAGAAATGATCAATCTCGCACCATTGATTGGCAATTTACGACTGAAGATGCTCGCATCAAACTTAAGCGACTCTATCCCTCAATTCTTTCTTGA